In the Halarchaeum grantii genome, one interval contains:
- a CDS encoding STAS/SEC14 domain-containing protein, with protein MFEILDATEDDLIAVRVGNGTADGYEEFYSLLIERTKQHGSIRVYEEVPDWTATTYLTHLHGILPDLRYGPEFDIRSYACVGDSFWAKLLFHQWRAIRPVWPVAPDQMRYFQLDNRDSALQWIRNGSARP; from the coding sequence ATGTTTGAGATACTGGACGCGACAGAGGACGATCTCATTGCGGTACGTGTCGGGAATGGTACTGCTGACGGCTACGAGGAGTTCTACTCGCTGCTCATTGAACGAACGAAGCAACATGGGTCAATCCGAGTGTATGAGGAAGTTCCCGACTGGACAGCAACGACGTATCTCACCCATCTGCACGGGATTCTTCCAGACCTTCGATACGGACCCGAGTTCGACATTCGTTCCTATGCGTGCGTCGGAGACTCGTTCTGGGCAAAATTACTCTTTCACCAGTGGCGAGCCATACGGCCAGTCTGGCCAGTTGCTCCCGACCAGATGCGATACTTCCAACTAGACAACCGCGACAGCGCCTTGCAATGGATTCGTAACGGTTCAGCCCGTCCGTAG
- a CDS encoding rhodanese-like domain-containing protein — protein MSNTITSSEVWEQASETFVLDVRPSYSYHETHIPGSHNLPIYDQLSGENFIGLDASLTELPEDREIAVVCFSGSKAALAASRLREHGYDAKRMVGGMNGWSYMTTSTTSPSEPSASNP, from the coding sequence TTGAGCAATACAATAACTTCCTCAGAAGTGTGGGAGCAAGCCAGCGAAACGTTCGTCCTCGACGTTCGGCCAAGCTACAGCTACCATGAGACGCACATCCCAGGTAGCCACAACCTCCCGATCTATGACCAGCTCAGCGGCGAGAACTTCATCGGTCTCGACGCCTCACTCACGGAACTTCCTGAAGACCGCGAAATCGCGGTTGTCTGCTTCAGTGGATCAAAGGCCGCGCTCGCCGCGAGTCGTCTTCGAGAGCATGGATACGACGCGAAGCGGATGGTCGGTGGAATGAACGGCTGGTCCTACATGACGACCAGCACCACCAGTCCTTCCGAGCCCAGCGCCAGTAACCCATGA
- a CDS encoding DsrE/DsrF/DrsH-like family protein, which translates to MSTGTPSPGDETSPSRAELEARVEELEETIADLEAEGGDGQPKMSIIATKGTLDMAYPPLILASTAAAFGYEVTVFHTFWGLDILHEERSKSLKLSSVGNPNMPVPNAVAALPGMDRMTTKMMEKRIADNDTATIKELIDTSLDMGVEFQACQMTIDLMDYDEDDFYDGVTTGVGAATAIQDMADADIQLLV; encoded by the coding sequence ATGAGTACTGGCACACCATCTCCCGGCGACGAGACTAGCCCCAGTCGCGCAGAGTTGGAAGCGCGAGTCGAAGAGTTGGAGGAGACAATTGCAGACCTCGAGGCTGAGGGAGGCGACGGGCAGCCGAAGATGTCCATCATCGCCACCAAAGGGACGCTCGACATGGCCTACCCACCGCTCATCCTTGCCTCGACTGCGGCGGCGTTCGGCTATGAAGTCACCGTCTTCCACACCTTCTGGGGACTCGATATCCTCCACGAGGAGCGTTCGAAGAGTCTCAAGCTCAGTTCGGTCGGCAACCCGAACATGCCCGTTCCGAACGCCGTCGCCGCGCTTCCCGGCATGGATCGAATGACGACGAAGATGATGGAAAAGCGCATCGCGGACAACGACACCGCGACCATCAAGGAGCTTATTGACACCTCGCTCGACATGGGCGTCGAATTCCAAGCGTGTCAGATGACCATCGACCTCATGGACTACGACGAGGACGACTTCTACGATGGCGTCACGACTGGTGTTGGCGCCGCCACAGCCATTCAAGACATGGCTGACGCCGACATCCAACTTCTCGTCTGA
- a CDS encoding sulfurtransferase TusA family protein: MVDYEVTETLDVKGQNCPMPVVKTKQATDNLDEGDILEVLATDPGSMSDLGGWAETTDGVELLDQTDGEDVYTHYVRKTE, translated from the coding sequence ATGGTAGACTACGAAGTCACCGAGACGCTCGACGTGAAGGGACAGAACTGCCCGATGCCCGTCGTCAAGACGAAGCAAGCGACCGACAATCTCGACGAGGGCGACATCCTCGAAGTGCTCGCCACCGACCCCGGAAGCATGAGTGACCTCGGCGGCTGGGCCGAGACGACTGACGGCGTCGAACTTCTCGACCAGACGGACGGCGAGGACGTCTACACGCACTACGTGCGGAAGACGGAGTGA
- a CDS encoding MBL fold metallo-hydrolase produces the protein MSDNASATTDAAVEEVTPERLKDRIDAGEDVFLLDVRSEGDYEEWRIDGASVESVNYPYFELLDGIPEELHERLPDDRRITVLCAKGGSSEMIAETLEDNGYNVDHLERGMKGWARIYEYAELDTDGDATIAQYRRPSSGCLAYLVASDGEAAVIDPLRAFTEEYVQDARALGADLTYAVDTHVHADHISGIRDLAEEVDATAVLPETADARGVDYDRDYETIADGETLHVGDVDVKAIHTPGHTTGMTTYRVGNVLFTGDGLFTESVARPDLEDPEAARDAARTLYESLQALIERFDDDAVIAPAHYSDAATPNGDGTYTADLGALVDTMDALTMDEEAFVDYIVADMPPRPANHTEIIATNLGQQAPDDETAFELELGPNNCAASEDAMTN, from the coding sequence ATGAGCGATAACGCATCCGCGACGACCGACGCCGCAGTTGAGGAAGTCACGCCGGAGCGACTGAAGGACCGCATCGACGCCGGCGAGGATGTCTTCCTCCTCGACGTCCGCTCGGAGGGCGACTACGAGGAATGGCGTATCGACGGCGCGAGCGTCGAGAGCGTCAACTACCCCTACTTCGAATTGCTCGACGGTATTCCCGAAGAACTCCACGAGCGACTCCCCGACGATCGGCGGATCACGGTGCTCTGCGCGAAGGGCGGTTCCAGCGAGATGATCGCCGAAACGCTCGAAGACAACGGGTACAACGTCGATCACCTCGAACGCGGCATGAAGGGATGGGCGCGCATTTACGAGTACGCCGAACTCGACACCGACGGTGATGCGACCATCGCGCAGTACCGGCGGCCGTCCTCGGGCTGTCTCGCATACCTCGTCGCGTCCGACGGTGAAGCCGCAGTTATCGACCCGCTGCGGGCGTTCACTGAGGAGTACGTGCAGGACGCCCGCGCGCTCGGCGCCGACCTCACCTACGCTGTCGACACGCACGTCCACGCCGACCACATCTCCGGCATCCGAGACCTCGCCGAGGAGGTCGACGCGACGGCCGTTCTTCCTGAAACGGCCGATGCTCGTGGCGTCGACTACGACCGTGACTACGAGACAATCGCGGACGGCGAAACCCTCCACGTCGGCGATGTCGACGTCAAGGCGATCCACACGCCTGGGCATACGACGGGGATGACGACCTACCGCGTCGGGAACGTCCTCTTCACCGGTGACGGCCTCTTCACGGAGAGCGTCGCGCGTCCCGACCTCGAAGACCCCGAGGCCGCGAGGGACGCCGCACGAACTCTCTACGAGAGTCTGCAGGCCCTCATCGAGCGCTTCGACGACGACGCGGTCATCGCACCCGCCCACTACTCGGACGCCGCGACACCGAACGGCGACGGCACCTACACGGCCGACCTCGGCGCGCTCGTCGACACGATGGACGCGCTCACCATGGACGAAGAGGCGTTCGTCGACTACATCGTCGCCGACATGCCACCGCGACCCGCAAATCACACGGAGATTATCGCAACGAACCTCGGCCAGCAGGCGCCCGACGACGAGACGGCATTCGAGTTGGAGCTCGGCCCGAACAACTGCGCAGCGAGTGAAGACGCCATGACGAACTAA
- a CDS encoding YeeE/YedE family protein codes for MDAFTPLLASGLEGLFPRGILPYLVGGVLVGLGATIIYLSTGIIAGASTFLESTLSYVSGVERFNRYKYVQSRDWRVVFTLGIIAGAALWGFVLAPDPSAWTTDVQWWRLLGGGVLVGIGTRLGKGCTSGHGVCGVGSLSETSLVNVATFMAFAIGTAQLVAALGVSP; via the coding sequence ATGGATGCGTTTACTCCACTCCTCGCGTCCGGGCTCGAGGGGCTCTTCCCGAGAGGAATCCTCCCCTATCTCGTGGGCGGAGTGCTGGTCGGCCTCGGCGCCACCATCATCTATCTCTCGACAGGCATCATCGCGGGTGCGAGCACGTTCCTCGAGTCGACGCTCTCCTACGTCTCCGGCGTCGAACGCTTCAACCGCTACAAGTACGTCCAATCGCGCGATTGGCGCGTCGTCTTCACACTCGGCATCATTGCCGGCGCTGCCCTCTGGGGATTCGTCCTCGCGCCCGACCCTAGTGCGTGGACCACAGACGTCCAGTGGTGGCGCCTCCTCGGCGGCGGCGTCCTCGTCGGTATCGGGACGCGCCTCGGGAAGGGTTGTACGAGCGGGCACGGCGTCTGTGGTGTGGGCTCGCTCTCCGAGACGTCGCTCGTGAACGTCGCGACGTTCATGGCGTTCGCGATCGGGACTGCACAGCTCGTCGCCGCACTCGGGGTGAGCCCCTGA
- a CDS encoding DUF6691 family protein → MSDQQSPWFMPAIFVGGLVFGLGLAISGMARPEVVLDFLQFDDFGLLFVMGGAAVVTGLAFFVATTVLDRAPLTGTAYARRVKEFDRNVVVGGVIFGVGWGLSGICPGAAYASVGIGNLPILWAIAGMFLGAYAQGYVRSRLANTAN, encoded by the coding sequence ATGAGCGACCAGCAGAGCCCGTGGTTCATGCCCGCCATCTTCGTCGGTGGCCTCGTCTTCGGGCTCGGGCTCGCCATCAGCGGGATGGCTCGCCCTGAAGTCGTCTTGGATTTCCTCCAATTCGACGACTTCGGCCTCCTCTTCGTGATGGGGGGTGCTGCCGTCGTGACGGGACTCGCGTTCTTCGTCGCGACGACCGTCCTTGATCGCGCGCCCCTGACGGGGACCGCGTACGCGCGGCGCGTTAAGGAGTTCGACCGGAACGTCGTCGTCGGCGGCGTAATTTTCGGCGTCGGCTGGGGACTTTCCGGCATCTGTCCGGGCGCTGCCTACGCGAGCGTCGGCATCGGCAACCTCCCGATCCTCTGGGCGATCGCGGGCATGTTCCTCGGCGCGTACGCGCAGGGCTACGTCCGCAGTCGCCTCGCGAATACCGCCAACTAA
- a CDS encoding DUF7512 family protein, whose protein sequence is MLGLETLSGPLQAVATVGIVLAEALALYVSYGALSHLAQSTILATVRGE, encoded by the coding sequence ATGCTCGGTCTCGAAACCCTCAGCGGCCCCCTACAGGCGGTGGCGACAGTTGGCATCGTGCTCGCCGAAGCGCTCGCCCTCTACGTCAGCTACGGCGCGTTGAGCCACCTCGCCCAGTCAACCATCCTCGCCACCGTGAGGGGTGAGTGA
- a CDS encoding sulfite exporter TauE/SafE family protein — translation MEILGLSLLMVGVFVGFGLLIGTLFGFFGMGGSFLVTPALLVLGYPSTVAVGSGLAFVFGTSVIGALRHRDHGQVDYKLAAIMTAAMTAGIELGKSVVFFLEATGMADLVINVSYVGLLALVGLFTLRDAWTNETDDESGASLDLAERVQEIEIPPMVTFRGDVRVSGVIVAAIGLVIGVLSGFLGVGGGFLLMPAMMYGLGIPAAIAVGTDILQITISGAFGAFTYAQSGAVALPVVAFLLVGSAFGARIGAGATNLVDEDEIKGYFAAMLLAGSLAVATNKLGTVYGIAALNTVSTVLIFGAALLVSGAVVLAAVCRLRNDSSGTWCRLTTS, via the coding sequence ATGGAAATCCTAGGGCTGAGTCTCCTGATGGTCGGCGTGTTCGTCGGATTCGGCCTGCTGATCGGAACCCTCTTCGGGTTCTTCGGGATGGGTGGATCGTTCCTCGTGACACCCGCGCTACTCGTGCTCGGCTACCCCTCGACAGTTGCCGTCGGCAGTGGGCTTGCGTTCGTCTTCGGGACGAGCGTCATCGGCGCGCTCCGCCATCGCGACCACGGCCAAGTCGACTACAAGCTCGCGGCCATCATGACCGCCGCGATGACTGCCGGCATCGAACTCGGGAAGAGCGTCGTGTTCTTCCTCGAGGCAACCGGCATGGCCGACCTCGTTATCAACGTCTCGTACGTCGGCCTGCTCGCACTCGTCGGCTTGTTCACTCTCCGCGACGCCTGGACGAACGAGACCGATGACGAGAGCGGGGCCAGCCTTGACCTTGCCGAGCGCGTCCAAGAAATCGAAATTCCGCCGATGGTCACCTTCCGTGGAGACGTCCGCGTCTCCGGCGTGATTGTCGCCGCGATTGGTCTCGTCATCGGCGTCCTCTCGGGCTTCCTCGGTGTCGGCGGTGGGTTCCTCCTGATGCCCGCCATGATGTACGGGCTCGGCATCCCGGCCGCCATCGCCGTGGGGACGGACATCCTCCAAATCACGATTTCCGGCGCCTTCGGCGCGTTCACTTACGCGCAGTCCGGTGCGGTCGCCTTACCCGTCGTCGCGTTCTTACTCGTCGGAAGCGCATTCGGCGCCCGCATCGGTGCCGGCGCGACGAACCTCGTCGACGAGGACGAAATCAAGGGCTACTTCGCCGCAATGCTGCTCGCCGGCAGCCTCGCCGTCGCGACGAACAAACTCGGAACCGTCTACGGCATCGCAGCGCTCAACACCGTGAGCACGGTGCTCATCTTCGGGGCTGCACTTCTCGTCAGCGGTGCCGTCGTTCTCGCTGCCGTTTGTCGCCTCCGAAATGACTCGTCCGGCACGTGGTGCCGCCTCACCACATCCTGA
- a CDS encoding SDR family NAD(P)-dependent oxidoreductase yields the protein MVADNSVALVTGGGSGIGRETALEFAAEGARVVVADVDVEGGEETVADIEADGGDALFVETDVTDAAETEAMVESAVEEYGSLDYAFNNAGIGGDSAPVDEYDAESWEGVIDVNLVGVFKCMQAEITQMKQQDSGGVVVNNSSILGKVGFATSSGYVAAKHGVLGLTKTAALENGETGVRVNAVCPGFIDTPLLREGGMEEGSELREQIASKHAMNRLGTPEEVASAVLWLCDENASFVTGEALGVDGGYLAQ from the coding sequence ATGGTCGCTGACAACTCTGTGGCGCTCGTAACGGGTGGCGGATCCGGGATCGGTCGAGAGACAGCCCTCGAATTCGCTGCGGAAGGAGCACGCGTCGTCGTCGCAGACGTTGACGTCGAAGGCGGTGAGGAAACCGTCGCTGACATCGAAGCCGACGGTGGTGATGCACTGTTCGTGGAGACAGACGTCACCGATGCTGCGGAGACGGAAGCGATGGTTGAATCCGCCGTTGAGGAGTATGGCTCCCTCGACTACGCGTTCAACAATGCCGGTATCGGCGGTGACAGTGCGCCGGTCGACGAGTACGACGCCGAGAGCTGGGAGGGCGTCATCGACGTAAATCTCGTCGGCGTTTTCAAGTGTATGCAGGCGGAGATTACGCAGATGAAGCAGCAGGACTCCGGTGGCGTCGTTGTCAACAATTCCTCGATTCTCGGCAAGGTTGGCTTCGCAACCTCTTCCGGGTACGTCGCCGCGAAACATGGTGTCCTCGGACTGACAAAGACTGCTGCCCTCGAGAATGGCGAGACGGGTGTCCGCGTGAACGCCGTCTGTCCCGGCTTCATCGATACGCCACTCCTCCGCGAGGGCGGTATGGAAGAGGGCTCCGAGCTCCGCGAACAAATCGCGAGCAAGCACGCGATGAACCGTCTCGGCACACCTGAGGAGGTTGCGAGTGCTGTCCTCTGGCTCTGTGATGAAAACGCCTCCTTCGTTACTGGCGAGGCCCTCGGCGTCGATGGTGGCTACCTCGCACAATAG
- a CDS encoding sulfite exporter TauE/SafE family protein, translated as MSTREPTIDPQQFLTNLRAFHYREVMMSLATLAVLAGSILLFPGWGNVTKGVQSTVTTELLALFVVVAVVAGAIKGMLGFGYALITTPIFASVIDPTLAVVVLAIPPWMINMFQVGETKTGVSFIREEWILVALAIIGSVVGVYFLAQYNTGPIVPFLIGLIILAYVVFQVVQNFVTIEEAHHPIALSTAGFLEGFLLAASNLGPLLPAYFHTFERDTERYIGGLSMVLGIIFTVRLVQMALFTDLLTTYRIWLGSTIAVVTIVGLLLGTYLRRLEIDQRRFNWFVITLLFIISLNIFRNTIPALL; from the coding sequence ATGAGTACACGCGAACCAACTATTGACCCGCAGCAGTTCCTGACGAACCTCCGTGCCTTCCACTATCGGGAGGTGATGATGTCCCTCGCGACACTTGCTGTCCTCGCCGGTTCGATTCTGCTCTTCCCGGGCTGGGGGAACGTCACGAAGGGTGTGCAGTCGACTGTGACGACCGAACTACTCGCTCTCTTCGTCGTCGTCGCCGTCGTCGCCGGTGCAATCAAAGGTATGCTTGGCTTCGGCTACGCACTAATCACAACGCCAATCTTCGCCTCGGTCATTGACCCGACGCTCGCCGTCGTGGTGCTTGCGATTCCACCGTGGATGATCAATATGTTCCAAGTCGGCGAGACGAAGACTGGCGTGTCCTTCATCCGTGAGGAGTGGATTCTGGTCGCCTTGGCGATCATCGGCTCGGTCGTCGGTGTCTACTTCCTCGCACAGTACAACACCGGGCCGATCGTGCCGTTCCTCATCGGCCTCATAATCCTAGCCTACGTCGTCTTCCAGGTCGTCCAGAACTTCGTCACCATTGAGGAAGCACACCACCCGATCGCGCTCAGCACCGCTGGCTTCCTCGAAGGCTTCTTGCTCGCGGCGTCGAACCTCGGCCCGCTCCTCCCGGCGTACTTCCACACGTTCGAGCGCGACACCGAACGCTACATCGGCGGACTCTCGATGGTCCTCGGCATCATATTCACGGTGCGTCTCGTTCAGATGGCGCTGTTCACCGACCTCCTGACGACGTATCGGATCTGGCTGGGTTCGACAATTGCCGTCGTCACGATCGTCGGCCTCCTCCTCGGCACCTATCTGCGGCGCCTCGAGATTGACCAGCGGCGGTTCAACTGGTTCGTCATCACGCTCCTCTTCATCATCTCGCTCAACATCTTCCGTAACACCATCCCCGCGCTACTCTGA
- a CDS encoding DsrE family protein yields MNLLEDETIDLDDVALVTNSGGLQLVTTDSPERVRVERLLKRDVTIKQCQNTIEGTDVTTADLIDGVELVPSGVGELTRLQSDGYAYLTP; encoded by the coding sequence GTGAATCTCCTCGAGGACGAAACGATTGACCTTGACGACGTCGCGCTCGTCACGAACAGTGGCGGCCTCCAGCTCGTCACGACCGACTCCCCGGAGCGAGTACGAGTCGAACGCCTCCTCAAGCGCGACGTCACAATCAAGCAATGTCAGAATACCATCGAGGGAACGGACGTCACGACGGCCGACCTTATCGACGGCGTTGAGCTCGTTCCGTCTGGTGTCGGGGAGCTCACACGCCTCCAAAGTGATGGGTACGCCTACCTCACACCGTAG
- a CDS encoding RNA-guided endonuclease InsQ/TnpB family protein, with protein sequence MEYRRTAVIKLDTSEGADASLRETVEQFKHCANTASEWCWHGDDGSHVTSKAKAERALYDRLRDETDLTANLVQKGIRRAVEAVKSGVSRLERGENTSQPYFSADSAVYDKRSATFHRDYVSLSTVDGRIECDYILPDDSETPPTKYVSDEDFEFRMAHLQYRDGDWYLHASMRKVEAADESESESKHRTVLGVDLGVNNLAVASTGRFWSADEFNHWRREYEKRRGSLQQCGSRHAHENIESVGQKEYGRFEIHLHTVANELIEEAVENDCSQIVFEDLTHIRENIPEATWQHVWAFRRLYEYVEYKAKEHGVEAVQVDPRNTSKRCSTCGFTHDDNRHQEVFECQQCGYENHADYNASKNIGLQYLRRRQNAGDGGAPVDVRLNRGTLNVSGEYVPPASIEA encoded by the coding sequence GTGGAGTACCGTCGTACCGCCGTCATCAAACTCGACACTTCCGAAGGAGCTGACGCCTCCCTTCGGGAGACTGTCGAGCAGTTCAAACACTGCGCCAACACCGCGAGCGAATGGTGCTGGCACGGCGACGATGGCTCCCACGTCACCTCGAAAGCCAAAGCCGAACGCGCCCTCTACGACCGACTCCGCGACGAAACCGACCTGACCGCGAATCTTGTCCAGAAAGGGATTCGTAGGGCGGTCGAAGCCGTCAAAAGCGGAGTCTCACGTCTCGAACGTGGTGAGAACACGTCACAACCGTACTTTTCTGCCGATAGCGCGGTCTACGACAAGCGGAGTGCGACGTTCCACCGCGACTACGTTTCCCTTTCGACCGTGGATGGGCGCATCGAGTGCGACTACATTCTCCCCGACGACTCGGAGACACCGCCGACCAAATACGTTTCCGACGAGGACTTCGAGTTTCGGATGGCGCACTTACAATATCGAGACGGTGACTGGTATCTCCACGCCTCAATGCGGAAAGTCGAAGCAGCCGACGAGTCTGAATCTGAATCCAAGCACAGAACAGTCCTTGGTGTGGATTTGGGCGTGAACAACCTCGCCGTCGCTTCGACCGGGCGATTCTGGTCGGCAGACGAGTTCAACCACTGGCGACGAGAGTACGAGAAGCGTCGTGGCTCGCTCCAGCAGTGTGGGTCTCGTCACGCCCACGAAAACATCGAGTCAGTCGGGCAGAAAGAGTACGGACGCTTCGAGATCCACTTGCATACGGTGGCGAACGAGCTCATCGAGGAGGCCGTCGAGAACGACTGTTCGCAGATCGTGTTCGAGGACTTGACCCACATTCGGGAGAACATTCCCGAAGCAACGTGGCAACACGTCTGGGCATTCCGACGTCTCTACGAGTACGTCGAATACAAAGCCAAAGAACACGGTGTCGAAGCCGTACAGGTTGACCCGCGCAACACATCGAAGCGGTGTTCGACGTGTGGGTTTACCCACGACGATAATCGCCACCAAGAGGTGTTTGAGTGTCAACAGTGTGGGTACGAGAACCACGCCGACTACAACGCTTCCAAGAACATCGGTTTGCAGTATCTCCGTCGCAGGCAAAACGCAGGCGATGGAGGCGCACCCGTAGATGTGCGCTTGAATCGCGGGACGCTGAACGTGAGCGGGGAGTACGTCCCCCCTGCCTCTATTGAGGCATAG
- a CDS encoding DUF2270 domain-containing protein, which produces MTEDTKDETDRDVGKGLLDEEMGPSGAMAHLYRGEIHRMKYWRERLDKTTNWAVIVMAAILTWAFSSPDNPHYILLIGIAMLGVFLTIEARRYRGYDIWRSRVRTLQENVWAVGLDPSRDVADPEWRERLGDDYREPAVKITAEEAIAHRLRRIYLPLFAILLVAWLVRITAFSPESWLQTAAIGMIPGPVIVTLVAAFFLGALIVACRPRTWHTRGELLEERLRKDE; this is translated from the coding sequence ATGACCGAGGACACGAAAGATGAGACGGATCGCGACGTCGGGAAGGGGCTCCTCGACGAGGAGATGGGGCCGAGCGGCGCGATGGCGCACCTCTACCGGGGCGAAATCCACCGGATGAAGTACTGGCGCGAACGCCTCGACAAGACCACCAACTGGGCAGTTATTGTTATGGCTGCCATCCTCACGTGGGCGTTCTCCAGCCCCGACAACCCCCACTACATACTCCTCATCGGCATTGCGATGCTGGGCGTCTTCCTCACAATTGAGGCGCGGCGCTACCGCGGCTATGATATCTGGCGCTCGCGCGTCCGCACCCTCCAGGAGAACGTCTGGGCGGTCGGCCTCGATCCCTCACGCGACGTCGCGGACCCGGAGTGGCGCGAGCGACTCGGCGACGACTACCGCGAGCCCGCCGTCAAGATCACCGCCGAGGAAGCTATCGCACACCGCCTGCGGCGCATCTACCTCCCGCTATTCGCAATCCTCCTCGTCGCGTGGCTCGTCCGTATCACCGCCTTCTCCCCCGAGTCGTGGCTCCAGACCGCAGCCATCGGAATGATCCCCGGGCCCGTCATCGTCACCCTCGTCGCGGCGTTCTTCCTCGGCGCGCTCATTGTCGCGTGTCGCCCCCGGACGTGGCATACGCGCGGCGAGCTCCTCGAAGAGCGCCTCCGAAAGGACGAGTAA
- a CDS encoding helix-turn-helix domain-containing protein yields MADSMSEMLRQDMECEGLLECFHDLKALDKEIFQVLCDSAEPLTVDEIAERVDRERSTAYRSVQRLLQAGFIQKEQVNYEQGGYYHVYKPRDGEEIAQDMQRTLNDWYAKMGQLIDEFDEKYSEQRQHAPAES; encoded by the coding sequence ATGGCTGATTCAATGAGTGAGATGCTCCGGCAGGATATGGAGTGTGAGGGGCTGCTGGAGTGTTTTCATGACCTGAAGGCGCTCGACAAAGAGATATTCCAGGTGCTCTGCGACAGTGCGGAGCCGCTGACTGTTGACGAGATCGCCGAGCGAGTTGACCGGGAGCGCTCGACCGCATATCGTTCGGTTCAGCGCCTTCTGCAGGCGGGATTCATTCAGAAAGAGCAGGTGAACTACGAGCAGGGCGGCTACTACCACGTCTACAAACCGCGTGATGGCGAGGAGATCGCCCAAGATATGCAGCGCACCCTCAACGACTGGTACGCGAAAATGGGCCAGCTCATCGACGAGTTCGACGAGAAGTACAGCGAGCAGCGCCAGCACGCGCCCGCAGAGAGCTGA
- a CDS encoding pyridoxamine 5'-phosphate oxidase family protein: MTTELSKRECDTVLSESGVGVLALTDGTEAYSIPESFGYDGEILYFQFVYKQDSKKIAFLETTDTATLTVYDEQPAQSVIVQGPIEPVPEADETKAATAIAENASIPTLNVYPETTPDEVRMDYYRLPPTAITGRQFNAFTSTSDDQ, from the coding sequence ATGACTACTGAGCTATCGAAGAGAGAGTGTGATACAGTACTCTCTGAGTCGGGCGTGGGCGTCTTAGCGCTCACTGACGGTACAGAAGCGTATTCGATTCCCGAATCATTCGGCTACGACGGTGAGATACTGTACTTCCAGTTCGTCTACAAACAAGATAGTAAGAAGATCGCCTTTCTCGAAACGACGGATACCGCGACGTTGACGGTCTACGACGAACAGCCAGCACAAAGCGTCATCGTGCAGGGCCCGATCGAACCTGTCCCCGAAGCGGACGAAACCAAGGCCGCCACAGCAATCGCAGAAAACGCTTCCATTCCAACTCTGAACGTCTACCCCGAAACGACACCTGACGAGGTCAGAATGGACTACTATCGCTTACCGCCAACCGCAATTACCGGCCGACAGTTCAACGCATTCACCTCCACATCTGACGACCAATAA